In Candidatus Poribacteria bacterium, the following are encoded in one genomic region:
- a CDS encoding aldo/keto reductase — protein sequence MDRRAFLKSMASLTTGVLLSSACAEGGEEETASDRLGTLLPTRRFGRTGEAVTMLGVGGWHIGEMSEVEAQKTIEIALEGGVRFFDSAESYQAGGSERRLGKLLVPKYRDDVFLMTKTTARNATKAWEHLEGSLTRLNTDQLDLWQMHSVQNPADVDDRIDNGILDVMLEAKATGKTRYIGFTGHTSPAAHERVLEQTDIFDTCQLAMNLVDVSYESFIERVVPTLIERNIGVIGMKALANGGFFGGSQHGKHGTNSKVVPNRVSVSEAVRFVWSLPVSTLVTGPDNAKQMQEKIDIAKTFTGMDDDERQVLIEKVEDMAGTTVEFYKT from the coding sequence ATTGACCGACGTGCATTTCTAAAATCGATGGCAAGTTTGACAACAGGCGTTCTCTTGTCATCCGCGTGTGCAGAGGGTGGTGAAGAAGAGACCGCGAGCGACCGCTTAGGGACGCTCCTACCCACACGGAGGTTTGGACGCACAGGAGAAGCCGTAACGATGCTCGGTGTAGGGGGCTGGCATATCGGGGAAATGAGCGAAGTAGAGGCGCAAAAAACGATCGAGATCGCACTTGAAGGCGGTGTGCGCTTCTTTGATAGTGCTGAATCCTATCAAGCCGGCGGGAGTGAGCGTAGACTCGGTAAACTGCTTGTTCCAAAATATCGAGATGATGTGTTCCTTATGACGAAGACAACAGCACGCAACGCGACGAAAGCATGGGAACATCTTGAAGGTTCACTGACCCGATTGAATACCGATCAGCTTGACCTCTGGCAGATGCATTCCGTGCAGAATCCCGCAGACGTCGATGATCGGATTGATAACGGCATCTTGGACGTTATGTTGGAAGCGAAAGCGACTGGTAAAACCCGCTATATCGGGTTCACCGGACATACAAGTCCAGCGGCGCACGAACGCGTCCTTGAACAGACTGATATTTTTGACACCTGTCAATTAGCGATGAATCTCGTTGATGTCAGCTACGAGAGTTTCATTGAGAGGGTCGTACCAACGCTCATTGAACGAAACATCGGTGTGATTGGAATGAAGGCATTAGCGAACGGTGGTTTCTTCGGGGGTTCGCAGCACGGTAAACACGGCACGAATTCGAAAGTTGTCCCAAATCGGGTCAGTGTCTCCGAAGCGGTTCGTTTCGTCTGGTCGTTGCCCGTCAGCACACTCGTTACCGGTCCAGACAATGCAAAACAGATGCAAGAGAAAATTGACATTGCGAAGACCTTTACAGGCATGGACGATGACGAACGACAGGTTTTGATAGAAAAAGTGGAAGATATGGCTGGAACAACGGTTGAGTTTTACAAAACCTA
- a CDS encoding polysaccharide deacetylase family protein — translation MKDVLQKTIPDKLVVLTFDDGCKSQATFAAPLLKAYGFGATFYITEGLNFLTNKDAYMTWEEVKGLHDDGFEIGNHTRHHRNVTQQTAEALSADLVHIDARCETYGISKPTTFCYPGYSHGEAAVQVLAEHGFHFARRGVDPEFPYSGEGDRGPAYNPTLHHRLLIPTTGASGPNWDFDDFTWALAQATDGNIAILTFHGVPDIEHPWVHTAPAQFEDYMAYLYENDYKVIALRDLTDYVDPHSL, via the coding sequence ATGAAAGACGTTTTGCAGAAGACAATCCCTGATAAACTCGTTGTGCTAACTTTCGACGATGGGTGCAAATCACAGGCGACTTTCGCGGCGCCGCTCCTCAAGGCATACGGCTTCGGTGCGACTTTCTATATCACGGAAGGGCTCAACTTCCTTACGAATAAGGACGCCTATATGACGTGGGAAGAGGTCAAAGGACTCCACGATGACGGTTTCGAGATTGGTAACCACACGCGCCATCACCGAAACGTCACACAGCAAACCGCCGAGGCACTCAGTGCGGATTTAGTACACATTGACGCCCGTTGTGAGACTTACGGTATTTCGAAGCCGACAACATTCTGTTACCCCGGTTATAGCCACGGTGAAGCAGCTGTCCAAGTGCTCGCTGAACACGGTTTTCACTTCGCCCGACGCGGTGTTGATCCGGAATTTCCTTACAGCGGTGAAGGAGACCGCGGACCTGCTTACAATCCAACGCTACATCATCGCCTCCTAATTCCAACGACGGGAGCCTCCGGTCCCAACTGGGACTTTGATGACTTTACATGGGCACTTGCCCAAGCAACAGATGGGAATATCGCCATCCTGACGTTCCACGGTGTACCCGATATTGAGCATCCGTGGGTCCATACGGCGCCAGCGCAATTCGAAGATTATATGGCGTATCTCTACGAAAATGATTACAAGGTCATCGCGCTCCGAGATCTCACTGATTATGTGGATCCGCATTCTCTGTGA
- a CDS encoding phytanoyl-CoA dioxygenase produces the protein MSNHALKLTDAEMRDFIINGYVKVKVDVPPSFHENVYQQLDAMFEGTGNLGNNVLPLIPEIQEVFDQPIVHGAMQSVLGEDYAMHSHRYCHFNQQGSEGQNFHKDSYEGDEQIRRHRCRWTMAFYYPQDVTEDMGPTGVLPGSQYYETGESAHQQPDLALTGEAGTVTIVHYDLWHRAMPNRSDKKRYMLKFLFIRLDEPQTPVWQSDTDDWHTLGNGETSEHPELWESLWEWYNGKHNGTSNGVSHAEVDTLIENLDSDNERARLNAAYRLGRVGNAALPALKQALYSRSDAIREYAGYALSLTGAPAIPTLIDAMQATDDSVRASATFALADMGKVAQEAMPALTTAAQDNSECIRRNATEGLGLIGQQVSEDIDLSETVQVLTTRLQDDHYAVRDNAARALAKLGTRAEPAIPTLVAQLEDENRYVRFHAALALKQIKTPEAQNALFNHLFASRWCALTTPGTPY, from the coding sequence ATGAGCAACCACGCACTGAAACTCACCGATGCAGAGATGCGGGACTTCATTATCAACGGATACGTCAAGGTAAAAGTCGATGTGCCGCCGAGTTTTCACGAGAACGTTTACCAGCAACTCGATGCAATGTTTGAAGGCACAGGCAATTTGGGCAACAATGTCCTACCCCTCATCCCTGAAATTCAAGAGGTTTTCGATCAGCCCATCGTTCACGGTGCGATGCAAAGTGTGCTCGGTGAAGACTACGCCATGCACTCACACCGATACTGCCATTTCAACCAACAGGGTAGCGAAGGTCAGAATTTCCATAAGGACAGTTACGAAGGGGACGAACAGATCCGCCGCCATCGATGTCGGTGGACAATGGCGTTCTACTACCCGCAGGATGTCACGGAGGATATGGGACCTACCGGTGTGTTACCCGGATCGCAATATTACGAAACCGGTGAAAGCGCACACCAACAACCGGATCTCGCACTCACCGGCGAAGCCGGGACGGTAACCATTGTCCACTACGACCTATGGCACCGCGCCATGCCGAATCGGAGTGACAAGAAACGATATATGTTGAAGTTCCTCTTTATCCGACTCGACGAACCACAAACACCCGTATGGCAGAGCGATACCGACGACTGGCACACCCTCGGCAACGGGGAAACATCCGAGCACCCGGAATTATGGGAATCGTTGTGGGAATGGTATAACGGAAAACACAATGGGACGAGCAACGGTGTTTCGCACGCTGAGGTGGATACCCTCATCGAAAACTTAGATAGCGATAATGAGAGAGCGCGGTTAAATGCGGCGTATCGTTTAGGACGGGTGGGTAACGCTGCTCTGCCCGCATTGAAACAAGCGTTGTACAGTAGATCTGATGCTATCCGCGAATATGCCGGATACGCTTTGAGTCTCACCGGTGCCCCCGCGATTCCAACGCTCATTGATGCCATGCAAGCGACAGATGATTCCGTACGCGCAAGTGCTACGTTTGCCTTGGCAGATATGGGGAAAGTTGCGCAAGAGGCGATGCCAGCGTTAACAACCGCTGCGCAGGATAATTCCGAATGCATCCGACGAAACGCTACAGAAGGATTGGGACTCATCGGACAACAGGTTTCCGAAGATATTGATTTATCCGAGACAGTGCAGGTATTAACAACCCGATTGCAGGATGACCATTATGCGGTCCGTGATAACGCCGCTCGCGCATTAGCGAAATTGGGCACACGTGCCGAACCCGCAATTCCAACCCTCGTTGCACAATTGGAAGACGAAAATCGATACGTCCGTTTCCATGCCGCCTTAGCACTGAAGCAGATTAAGACCCCCGAAGCACAGAATGCACTCTTCAATCACCTGTTTGCTTCGCGGTGGTGCGCCCTAACGACACCAGGCACACCTTATTAA
- a CDS encoding phosphatase PAP2 family protein: MLREFTNSLTRWDTLLFNRIFGWGDRRILNCPFRIISWSANGCLYPFLVLYVHLTFGSATSKPLLLSAVLAFPLERLLYHFLKQAMKRDRPYERMVEVQFRVRPPDRFSFPSGHTASAFLMMTLLANTFPALQIPTFCWATLVGVARVHLGVHYPTDVLAGALLGIFAGRIGMWFMM; this comes from the coding sequence ATGCTTAGAGAATTCACAAATAGTCTGACCCGATGGGATACATTACTGTTTAACCGTATTTTTGGTTGGGGCGATAGAAGAATCCTGAATTGTCCATTTCGCATTATTTCTTGGAGTGCTAACGGGTGTCTATATCCGTTTCTGGTACTATACGTGCACTTGACGTTCGGTTCAGCCACCAGTAAGCCACTCCTTCTGTCAGCGGTACTTGCATTTCCACTTGAGAGACTCCTATACCACTTCCTCAAACAAGCGATGAAACGCGACCGACCGTATGAGCGGATGGTTGAGGTTCAATTTCGGGTCCGCCCACCAGATCGCTTTAGTTTCCCATCGGGACACACTGCTTCTGCCTTCCTAATGATGACGCTTTTGGCAAATACCTTCCCTGCTTTACAAATCCCGACCTTTTGCTGGGCAACACTCGTTGGTGTCGCACGTGTCCATCTCGGTGTGCATTATCCGACGGATGTCCTCGCCGGTGCGCTCCTTGGTATATTCGCGGGGCGTATAGGTATGTGGTTTATGATGTAG